Genomic window (Sulfoacidibacillus ferrooxidans):
GCTTTTGAAAATTTGAACGTGCAAGGAATGGTGAAAAATCACCACCTTGCCAAAAGCATCGTTGATGCGTCTTGGAATCAACTCGTACAATACACCACGTACAAAGCGGAAGAAGCTGGTCGTCGTGTCGTGCTGGTCGATCCCAAAAACACTAGTCAACTCTGCTCAAATTGCGGGGAAATCGTCCCTAAGAAACTGTCTGAGCGTGTACACAGATGCGATCATTGTGGCTATGTTCAGGATCGGGACATAAACGCGGCACAAAACATTTTGAAACGTGCGTTAGCCTAGTGTTTCAACTTGGCTTGGACTGAGCCTTCAGAACGTAACGTAGGCGGTTGCGTCATGCGTGTTCTGAGAAGCCCCTGCCTTTAGGCATGGGGAGTGGTCACGAACGAGAGTTCTGGCCGGGATTTGGTATAAGGAGAATAGACGATCAGGACTTTATTCAAATATTGCGGTAATCTAAATGTACCATATTTTTAACGTCAAAACGGCACAATACTGTCAAGACGATAAACTGCCTCGATAGCGTCGGAGCACGTGCCTCAGGCATCTGTGATCACTCCCCCTGCATTTATTAGGCATGGGGAGTGGTCGCGTTAGGTATTGATAGAGTAGGTGAGATCGAAAGAGTTTGGCCTACTCTATCGCTTAAATTTAATGTGTGAGTGGAGGAGAGACATTGAGGCTTTGGCATCAAAATTTGATTGAAAAGTTGCCGCGTCCGCAACTTTTAGGCCAGCATCGTGAATGCTGTGCGCTTCGCGGAGGAGGGTGGATGAAATCGCACGCGACTGTGAACTATGTATTCCAACACCCCATAGAGCATCTATTCCAGTATCACCTGCTCGTGATGCAAGAAATGAGAAAGCGCGGTTATCATGTAAATCCTTTATGGTGGGATCCCAATTATCGAGGGAAAAAGATGCCTTCCATCACCATTGACAAAAGGCATTTTGCATCTTCCCACCCCATTTATTCTGAACACGATCAATCCTATCTAAACGATTGTCTAGATAACTTGAGGCAAAAAGGTGTCGAGATAGCGAATTGATCACCCTCACTCTATAGATTCCATAATAGGAATAGGCTACGCATTGATTGACTGGAAGTTGTTTTGCTGTTTACAACTATCAAATCCGAATACCCCTTTTGACTTTCTTCCGACAAAAAACCGTGAGATTCCAACGATCACTAGGTAGCTTACATGTCTCGTTGAGCTGATTATGAAACGCTTACTTCATGTATACAAAAAAATATATTTGTCTACGTTACGTTGACGTAGACGTAAATAAAATCACTTGAAATGTAGTATATATTCATTTATAATAACAAATATCACGTCAACGTAAACATAAAGTAGACGTTATATTGTATATATTAGATCGTCTACGTCTACATAACGTAGTCGTAAATATAGAAGGGGGATTTTTTAACATGACGATTCACTTAGCGGCCATTGATGTTGGCAATGATGGTGTAAAAGCGATATTCGAAACTGGGATAGGGATCATTCTTCCCAATGTGGTTGCAGAAGCACCAGCCGATCGTGGTGTTGTGTCTCTGGAAAGTAACTTGTATGAAGGGATTCACTGTCGAGTAACTAGCCCGTCGCTTGTCAAAAGTGGGGTGTATACAGTAGGTAATTTGGCCACGCGATATTCGGATAATCATGAACCAGAACCGGGTGATGCAAAATCGTCTAATGATCAAGCAATCATTATGCTTTTGGTGACCTTGGCACTAGATGCCGCAAAACATGGTGAAGCCAACAGTAACGGAGTGGTTGAATGCCGATATGCCTTATCAACTGGATTACCACTAAAAGAAATCAAGAAGCCAGGCACAAAAGAAGCTTTCCGTGATCGGTTAATGGGAAAAGTGCACGAGGTGGAGTTTCTCCAAACGCCTGAGATTGGCAAGAAAGTGGTACGTATTGAATTTGACACAGTGAGTATATCCAGTGAAGGTCAAGCTGCCATGATGTTTCTAGTCACCGATGATCAGGGTCGAATTAAAAATGAAGAGTTGTTGAATAAGTCGATCCTCATCAACGATATTGGCGGGTTGTCAACGGATTCTGCGGTGATTGAACGTGGTGAACCAGATAACATCAATTCAGATGGCTTAAATAGTGGTGTATCAGAATATCTCGATCTCATCATCGAGCAAGTGTATGAACGATACCATCATCGCATTCGTTCTCGGCGAAATTTAGTTCGTGATGTGTTATTAGCGAAAGATGAACGCAAAAATCATATTCTTGTCGATGGGAAGCTGACTTCCATCAAGGATATTGTAGACGAGTTTTTAACAGCTTGCGCAAAAGCGCAGCACGAACATCTTGGACGAATGTGGAAGAAAGTCTCTGATTTGGAGTTGGTCTTTCAAATTGGTGGAGGTTCGGCACTTATTCGACCCTATTTGACGACGGTCAACGAGAACAGTAGGCATGTTTATCCGCTTCGATGGCAAGAATCGGCAGATGAAAGCATTTGGATGATTGTTGAGTCTTACTGGAAGATCCTTGTCCTCTCCAAGCGAGTGACGCCAGCCATCGAGGGAGTGTAAAGCATGTCACGCAAACCAGACTTGAAAGCTGGGGATGTTCTTTCGTTCCGAATTCCTGAGAATATATCGTCGGATGACTTGAACCATTTGAAGCGGATTGCCAAACGCCCGACTTCTGGTAAAACAGGTGCGATTAACAGTTTCTTCTTCTCGAAAATTACGGAAGATCGGATGCAACAGTCGCGACATGTTTCCATTGATTTGCCAGAGGTATCGGATGAACAAATCGCTATGGTAGATAGTCCAATTTTCAAAAAAGCCATGACGATGTACGCCTATCAATTATTGGGCGCAACGGTTCCTGCTGTTGAAATGATGCGTGAAGCGTTAAACAAATATGAGGAACATTTGACTGAAAATGAAACGATGATTGGGCTAGACCAAGCGCAAAATCAATATGAAAAACAATCGGATGTAGCGAATCAACCAGACCAACGAGCACTGGATTTGATGAGGAAATTGCAAGGTTAATAATGTTGGGTATTCGGATTTTATGGTGGAAAAGGGCATATCACTCGCCCTTCTCCACTTTTTCGATCAAGGTGGAAATATCGATACCAAGTAGTTGTTCGCTAGGTTCTTCACACGCCAGTGAAGGTAGACTTAGCTGGTGTAACATTTGGTAATCATGCTCCGTAAATTCGTAACTAGCTGTGAATTTCCTCTTTTGATATTTTGACGTTCGAACTTTCGCTAATCCCTCGGTATACAGAATTTTTGCTCTCAACGCCTCAAAGGAATAACCCCTTACGAGTCGATTGATCACGCGAATCAAGCTATTTAGGGACTCCGTATAGGCATTGGTGATCGGGTGATCAAAGTAGGCAAAGACCTCCTTTTCCCAGCCTGTGAGTGCTTTCAACAAGGGTTCAAAAGCATGTTCCAAGTTCGATGGGACTCGGGTCTTCCAGTCCTGATATTTGAGCACCGCCATCTGTCGGCTCTCACTTTCCCAAATATTAAACAAATACTCTTTTAGCTCATAGTCCATTCCCAACGACGCATGGTTCTTTGTCCACACAAAGTGTGATTTGTTCCATATCCGATAGTTCCTGGTTGCGCTTCAACAGGATAACCCGGTCATGCATTAAGCCTCGCCGTTCCTTGACAGAAAGCCCTTCCCAGAGCTCTTTGCGAACCGTTTCCATTGCTTGATTTGCCATTCGTACGACATGAAACTTGTCAATAATGACCGTCGCTTCGTGCAACTTCGTTTCTCGTCGATGGTATGGTCGAGGTGCTCCCAGAAGAGTTGATTGCATTCGCGGCACCTGTACCTTTGGCGTTGGATAAGGAGTCCCACGCGTTTCCCATGAATCGGAAGGTCCATACACAATTGCTCCCGAGACCCATGTTTGTATAGATTGGCTGCAGAGCCGCAATGAGGACAAACGAAAGGTGGAACAGACGGTTGTACTTGGATCTGGCTATCGAGTTCGTTTTCAAACAAGCTCATTATCTTTAAGTTTGGTAGATAAAGAATATCCACCATCATCGGGTTTTTCCCCTCATTTCTAATTTCCCACTTTGTTTATCTCTACTCGACATCTTTGCATGACGAGTTAATCCTCTATGACACGTGCAACGAGCCAACCACCAAATCGGTCGTCACGTAACTTTTCCTATATATGGTTATTATTACTCACATGCTCTCTCATTCCATATATTTATCCGTGACAACTAACTCTTCTGTCCATACTATCGAATTAGACTGGAAGTGGAATCTTTTTGCCTATGAAGGGGGAATCTGATGACCTTCGTGAAGTAGCTTCCTACCTTTGGTTCCTGTCGTCTGTCCCTTTGCCGAGAGACCACTGACATGAATTCTTGCCAACGTAATCAGACAAATCGACAGATGAAGGGTGAAGGCATTCTCACCCAAACAGGGGGAAATCACACATTGGTTCACAAGATAAAAATACGATTAATCAGTTATACCATGATTACCGCATTATTCACTTCTCTTCTTTCTCCATTAATTGGAACGATTCCAGCGGCCTTAGCCGATACAACCAGCTCTTCTTCTCAGCCGACGGAATTGCAAGCGTACGACACCGAGTATTCCAACGTATACAGGAACCCGGATGGGACGATTACCAGTAAGATATATTTTGCACCCGTCAATTACCAGACAGAGGATGGGAACTTCCACCCCATTAATACGGATCTAGTTTCAGATTCTAATGGCGGGTACAAAGTCAACCAAAATAGATTTACGACACAGTTTGGGGCGGCATCCGACAGCTCGAATTTGGAGACCGTAAATTACAACGGAAATCAAGTTTCCTTTCAATTGGCGCCATTAAGCATGACGAACGCACTTGGCTCACAAGTATTCTCGAACCCTCAACACACTTCTCCAAGCACCGATCACAGTACAATCACGTACAGCGGTGTATACCCTGATGTGAGTTTGAAAGAGGAAGTGACAAGTCTTGGCGTCAAGGAAACCATTGTACTGAACAAGTACGTGCCTGGCCTTCATTCTTTTGCTTTTGTTCTTAACACGAAAGGTGTCACGCCACAAATCGCCAAAGATGGTTCGGTTGATTTTGTGGATACGGTGGGAAACACAGTATTCAACATTCCTCCCGGTATCATGCAGGATTCTAATGTTGATCCCCACTCCGGAGACCCGCAACAGTCCAACGCCGTAACCTATCAACTTCAAACGGTTGGCGGGAAAACAGTTTTGATGGTTTCGGTAGATGAGAAGTGGCTGGCGGCTCCCTCCCGTGTCTATCCGGTATCCATTGATCCAACGATTAACATTCAATCTCAGATCACCGACGCGTATGTATCTAGCGCATATCCCACCACCAACTACAGTGGGTCGAGTCTTTGGAACTCTACATTGGGTTATTATGACCTGCATACCGGTTACTATGATTCCACGACAGGAACAAACTGGGCGTATTTTCATTTGCCACCCGGAAACAATCTGCCCCTCTTGGGCCTGACCGTGAATTCAGCTTATTTTAATGCGTATGCCGATTGGTCGTACTATTCGTCTACCGCCGAACCGACTT
Coding sequences:
- a CDS encoding transposase family protein; the protein is MMVDILYLPNLKIMSLFENELDSQIQVQPSVPPFVCPHCGSAANLYKHGSREQLCMDLPIHGKRVGLLIQRQRYRCRECNQLFWEHLDHTIDEKRSCTKRRSLLTSFMSYEWQIKQWKRFAKSSGKGFLSRNGEA
- a CDS encoding transposase, whose amino-acid sequence is MANQAMETVRKELWEGLSVKERRGLMHDRVILLKRNQELSDMEQITLCVDKEPCVVGNGL
- a CDS encoding transposase, giving the protein MDYELKEYLFNIWESESRQMAVLKYQDWKTRVPSNLEHAFEPLLKALTGWEKEVFAYFDHPITNAYTESLNSLIRVINRLVRGYSFEALRAKILYTEGLAKVRTSKYQKRKFTASYEFTEHDYQMLHQLSLPSLACEEPSEQLLGIDISTLIEKVEKGE
- a CDS encoding ParM/StbA family protein yields the protein MTIHLAAIDVGNDGVKAIFETGIGIILPNVVAEAPADRGVVSLESNLYEGIHCRVTSPSLVKSGVYTVGNLATRYSDNHEPEPGDAKSSNDQAIIMLLVTLALDAAKHGEANSNGVVECRYALSTGLPLKEIKKPGTKEAFRDRLMGKVHEVEFLQTPEIGKKVVRIEFDTVSISSEGQAAMMFLVTDDQGRIKNEELLNKSILINDIGGLSTDSAVIERGEPDNINSDGLNSGVSEYLDLIIEQVYERYHHRIRSRRNLVRDVLLAKDERKNHILVDGKLTSIKDIVDEFLTACAKAQHEHLGRMWKKVSDLELVFQIGGGSALIRPYLTTVNENSRHVYPLRWQESADESIWMIVESYWKILVLSKRVTPAIEGV
- a CDS encoding TIGR02328 family protein, producing the protein MRLWHQNLIEKLPRPQLLGQHRECCALRGGGWMKSHATVNYVFQHPIEHLFQYHLLVMQEMRKRGYHVNPLWWDPNYRGKKMPSITIDKRHFASSHPIYSEHDQSYLNDCLDNLRQKGVEIAN